aatactaatcataaaattaaacatacaaaaatttTGGAATGAAAAAGTTGAgaaattttggttacctgcggttcggatccaaaatccggcagggcttcgccggtggaattacctcactcacccctcctctctccctctcccttctctggatctcgtgggcagaaaatgaggacGCAGGGGAAGGGACGGAGCTTTTATAtccttggcgggagcctgccgcccccctgccgggcggcagggggcctgccgcccggcagcggggcggcaggcccccgcCAAGGACCTCTAcgcaaataaaatttatatttatttacataGAGGTCCCTACCGCGCGGCACCCCTGCCgtgcggtaggggtatagaactaTAAAATGTGAaatgaaaaatatatttctgtaatttttttttgaaaaatatagaaataaaaaagacgcctgCTCGGTGCACACGCTAGGCTGGGCCTCAGTCATGACAGCCCATTTCCATTTAAGGCCCGTCGTCTACCTCGTGTGTAGTACAGTACGTGGCAGAGGCAACGAGCGTTATCCGTATCAGCACAAAGGGAGGTGCTCGCTCATCGGCTACCAGGCGATATGCAGAACATGATCAGCGCCTGCAAGCCGCATCAGTCGCACCGGGCGGCCgcgctcctgccgccgccgaggccggtgCTGCCCGGACGGGCAGCGTTCCCCCGCCTACTACCAGGTCGAGATTCGAGATCGGGTGACGAATTCTGTTCACCCCTGTTACCAACCGCTAACCTGACTCCATGTGCGGTTGCAGCGAGGGATGCGACGACCTCGCGGCTGGTGGTCAAGAGGAGGTGCCAGGGGGAggacaagcagcagcagcaggaggagcaaGAAGCGGCGGagggaagcggcggcgccgacgagcagGAGAAGAGGACCTTCCTGAGCCTGGAGGAGGCCGGGCTGGTGGAGATGTCCGGCCTCAGCACGCACGAGCGCTTCCTCTGCCGCCTCACCGTAAGTCCAGTGATCATTGTATGTAGGGCAGGGTTCACCTCACCGACGGTAAAGCGATTTTCGCCAactagcggtatcggtaaaccgGCGGTAAATCGCCGGAAACCGCTAGAAACCGCTCGAAATgataattcaaattcaaaaaaccggtaaccgttgtttaccgaccggtaatcgatgtttaccgaccggtaaccgtcgtttttaaccggtaaacaccgtatgactttggaaaattaaaaattttggcagcatttcaccgtaattttgtaaatatcattactgatggtatatatcaaacaattatataacatttacacatacatagaatagaagttcatatccataaaaatagaaattcacatccatagtccatatagatcatcacaacaatagtccatgcaaatcatcacaaccatagtcctcacaaaccatcatcgtcaatatatataatacatagtagtggtttccggtccaaatgaacaaatgaacaaatgaaaatatatgtacatatttgaaatatgaacacacatatatacatatagctaaaatgaacaaattaacatccaactaccatgaacaaatggatccatatagctaatatgaacacatgtttttgaatatagctacacaacaaacatctaaaaatcaatgtaaaaacaagaaatactcacaatgcagtggtttccggtccaaacacgccgatttccgctcggaaaacgccgaataccgctcgggattagaggataccgctcgggattaccggtccgaaagtttttttatttttttgagtgcccaaacagtcaaatatttgaacatgttctatattagaatgatgtatgtcatctctactttcttaccatattttttccttttttatttcaaatatttttgaaaattttaaattcgggcgaaatttttcgaaatttaccgccggtatgggttgccgcctagtagcggtatcggtaaaaatCGGCGGTAACCGACGGTTACCGATCGGTAAGGAAAATACTGATGTAGGGTCGTCGAGACGACACACGAATAGACACGAGAGCTTGGAGGATGACGTACCGTCTGATGACTGCCACTACTTGTTTTGCGCGTTCCGCAGATATCGTCTCTGAATCTGCTGAGAGTGATCTCGGAGCAGGAGGGCGTCCCGATAGAGGAGCTCAACGCCGGCCGCGTCTGCGACTGGTTCATCAAGGACAAGCTCAAGAGGGAGCAGAACCTCGGCACCGCCGTCCTGCAGTGGGACGACCCTGCCTTCTAGTTCCACCTGCATCCCAGCACTGCAGGGCTATGGCGgaatagagtttttttttttcagggcCTCTTCTGGATGTTCATGATTAACGAAACGACTTGAGCTTTTGAGGAAATGTTCACTTGTATTCTGGTCCCTAATCATACCTGCTGTATTCTCTAGTTGCATCACCATACCTGAAGCTGAAAAAAAAACCCTCCCAATTGGAAAAACAATTTCATGCGTCCTCATCAGAACGTTCGATTTGGTTTCATGTTTGCAAAGTTTCTGTAGCGTTGGACACTCTCCCGGGGAGCAAAATTCAGGCGAAGTGACAAACTGACATTGACGGTTATCGGGCGAGGCTAACCTCAAAAACGCCTGCCCCGCGCTCATTTCGTCGAACACCTGCCGCGCGTCTCCtctttgcctccgccgccgcagtcgtCCGATGCGCCGCTTCTGCCACGTCCctcgcggccggcgggcggccacCGCGCCCCACGACCACCAGCGGCTCCCGCCGCCGGAGTGGATCGAGCCGTACCCGGACCTCGCGGACCCGAGCCCgtacgcctccgcctcctccgccccgcCCACCCCGTCGCCGTGGCTGCCCCGCGTGATCTCCCTCGTCCTCCGCTCCCCGcccgccaccctcgccgccgacctccgCGCCTTCTGCAAGACCTTCCTCATCCGTCTCTCCccggtcttcgtcgccgccgcgctccgctcCCCGCAGCTCGCCCCGCATCCTCTCCCGTCGCTCCACTTCTTCCGGTCCCTGCCCAACGGCGCCGACCTCCTCGCCCACCCGCAGAGCCTCCTCAGCTGCTATGTCTCGCTTGTCCACTCCTTTGCCCGCTTCAGGGACGCAACCCCGGATGCTGCCGGCCAGGTGCGGCAGTTCGTCGCCGAGCTGCGAGCGCACGGGGACGCCGTACTGCAGCACCTCACGCcggcgtcgtcggcgtcgcTGATCCGCAGTCTTGCCGCACTCGGCCTCTCCGAGGAGCTTCTGTGGGCGTGGCAGGCCATGCGCCTCGCCGGCGTTGAGCCTTCCAGGCTCGCCTACAACTGCCTCCTGGATGGCCTGGTTAACGCCGGCCTCCTAGACACTGCCATCAACGTGTTCGACGCAATGTCCacggaggatcgggtgcgtcctGACGTGGTTTCCTACAACATTCTGATCAAGGGGTACTGCCGTGCAGGGAGGACCCAGGATGCAGTGACACGTTTTGCAGACATGCGGGAACAGGCAGAGCTCACGCCGGACAAGATCACTTACCTTACTCTCATGCAGCGGCATTACAGCGAGGGCACGTTTCCACAATGCATAGCACTGTTCCAAGAGATGGAAGAGAGGGGAATGGAGCAGGAGATACCTCAGCATGCTTATGTGCTGGTGATTGGAGCGCTCTGCAAGGACGGGAAACCATTCGAGGGGATGGCTGTGTTTGAGAGGATGCTGAAGCGAGGGTGTTCTGCTAATGCAGCCATGTACACTGCACTCATTGACTCGATGGGTAAGTTTGGGAGGGAGAAAGAGGCAATGGCACTCTTTGAGAGGATGAAGGCTAGTGGAATTGAGCTTGATGCGGTCACATATGGTGTGGGTGTTAATTGCTTGTGCCAATTTGGCAATATGGATGAGGCACTTGCATGCTTCAGGAGCTGTGTAGAGAAGGGTGTGGCAGTGAATGCCATTTTCTATGCAAGCCTAATTGATGGCTTTGGGAAAGCTGGGATGGTCGACCAGGCACAGGAACTCTTCAAGGAGATGACGTCCAAAGGTTTTGTGCCAGACTCATATTGTTAC
This sequence is a window from Panicum virgatum strain AP13 chromosome 7K, P.virgatum_v5, whole genome shotgun sequence. Protein-coding genes within it:
- the LOC120641911 gene encoding uncharacterized protein LOC120641911, which codes for MQNMISACKPHQSHRAAALLPPPRPVLPGRAAFPRLLPARDATTSRLVVKRRCQGEDKQQQQEEQEAAEGSGGADEQEKRTFLSLEEAGLVEMSGLSTHERFLCRLTISSLNLLRVISEQEGVPIEELNAGRVCDWFIKDKLKREQNLGTAVLQWDDPAF
- the LOC120641908 gene encoding pentatricopeptide repeat-containing protein At1g03560, mitochondrial-like; this encodes MRRFCHVPRGRRAATAPHDHQRLPPPEWIEPYPDLADPSPYASASSAPPTPSPWLPRVISLVLRSPPATLAADLRAFCKTFLIRLSPVFVAAALRSPQLAPHPLPSLHFFRSLPNGADLLAHPQSLLSCYVSLVHSFARFRDATPDAAGQVRQFVAELRAHGDAVLQHLTPASSASLIRSLAALGLSEELLWAWQAMRLAGVEPSRLAYNCLLDGLVNAGLLDTAINVFDAMSTEDRVRPDVVSYNILIKGYCRAGRTQDAVTRFADMREQAELTPDKITYLTLMQRHYSEGTFPQCIALFQEMEERGMEQEIPQHAYVLVIGALCKDGKPFEGMAVFERMLKRGCSANAAMYTALIDSMGKFGREKEAMALFERMKASGIELDAVTYGVGVNCLCQFGNMDEALACFRSCVEKGVAVNAIFYASLIDGFGKAGMVDQAQELFKEMTSKGFVPDSYCYNILIDALVKAGRTGDACALYKRMEDDGCDQTVYTYTILIDGLFKEHKNEEALKFWDSMIDKGITPTAAAFRVLANGLCLSGKFSRACRILDELAPMGVIPETAHEDMINALCKTGRLKQACKLADGIVQKGREIPGRVRTMMMNALRKAGNTDLAVKLVHSKIGIGYERSGSIKKRVKFQTLLE